The Triticum urartu cultivar G1812 chromosome 5, Tu2.1, whole genome shotgun sequence genome contains the following window.
TTCCTTTGTAAACTTTGTTTCTTTGTCAGTTTtcatcttttttttatttttattttccgAATACAACAACATTTTATATACACATTACTTTTTCTAAGTACATACTTTTTATGTATAAATTTTTCCATAAAATTTTTCCATATACATTATATTTTTGTATAGATCAGAAATTTTTTATGTACACATTTAGTATTATTCTAATACATTATTAACATTCAAAAGTATATTTTTCATTTTTCATGTAAATGCATTATtagcattttacatataaagtGATTTCTGTAAATGCACTATTAGCATTTTCATTTTTCTATGTAAAGTGATTtctgtaatatatatatatatagattttttttttgaaatataaGCAAAAGGAAAAGGACAATGAAAATGTGAAAAAAGAGAGGAAGAACTACCTTCCTGTGCCCGCCCATTTATGGCGATACCTGATGCGAGCGAGCACCACAGCTCACGTCAGCCGATAACATGCGCTAAAAGGCGCTGATGCTACATGTTATTGGCTTACGCAAGCGAGTGCTACAGCTCGCGTTAGGGGATAACATGAGCTAAAAGGCACTCAGGTCACATGTGTTGAGTTCTGGCAAAATATATTTTCCGAGGCCTTATATGCGTGTTAGCTTTTAACTATCTTCGCTCTATGTTTTTTAAATATATGTGCCATTCAAATAAAATGTTCACGTGtttcagaaaatgttcatcaCATATTTAAACATTTATACAATGCAAAACAAAATGTTTGTGTACATTTTAAGAAAAAACATACCATTCCAAAAATGTTCAACATTTACTAAAAAAAATCTTcaaacatgtatttgaaaaaaaatgttgaGTTACGGGCTGTTTCCACGGACATGGCGTTACAGACAGATGTgtccccccccctcccccctctccccCCAGGGTGGGGATCCCTTCCGTCGAAGTAGGTGCCACCTTTCTCTGTAGCCTTTTATTCGTAAAAAAGTGCCAGTAAGCGTAGCAttgtttttgaaaaaaaattgtttaTTATACATTTGTTAAATATATTATGTATGTACACTGAAAAAGTACAGTGTGTATTGAAAAAAGGtgacatgtatttgaaaaaaaaacaaattaCAACTTAAAGTATATACTCTTAATTGCGAATCAACCTGAgattggatggttagagggacagtggtatccccagccAACCGAGGCTcaagtcctggtgctcgcattattcctgaatttatttcagaattttcgGCGATGCGCTtttagtgggaggagacgttcccgtcgacgctCGTCGTcgacggtgacttcgtaaatttcaagatgacatgccggctcagtctctcggaggtgctcataggagtagggtgtgcgtgtgtgcgttcatatgGGTGAGTGTATACGGGTATGTGTGAGCGCTTGCGTCTGCCCTGATGTTAAAAAAAAGTATGCTCTTAATTACATGCATGTCTATATGTTTGGAAGACGTTTCTAATTGGTGTCCCCTGAAGTGGTTAGCTCATCCTGCCCTCGTGGACATGTACGTAACCACGATGACGTACGCATGCAACCCACACGAAACAAGCACCGCAAGAACCTCCACCTCCATCTACTCTTCAGTCAGCCACGCCACAGTCCCCCAAGGCGACACTGATCGATCGATCCAGCGACTAGGGCCATGGCGGCCGCGGGGTGGTTTCTAGCCGCCGGAGCCATCGTCATGGCCACCCTGCTGTCAGGCTGCGCCCTGACGGCCCCCGCGGCCGGCATgcccacgcccacgccgccgTCGTCCTCCTCGCTGGATTGCGTCACGGTGACGTCGCTGCTGACGGGCTGCGCGGCTTTCGTCACGCGCGGCACGAGCGCGGCGCCCCTGCCGGCCCCGGGCACGCCGTGCTGCGAGGGGGTGGACGGCCTGTACGCCGTCGCGGCGGACTCGCCGGACAACTGGCGGTCGGTGTGCCGCTGCATGGCGGGGCTCGTCAGGCGGTACTGGTCCAACGCGTCCGCCATCGCGCTGCTGCCGGGGCTCTGCGGCGTCTCGCCGGTGTCCACCGCTCACGCGGTCACCTACTGCACAAGGTAGACGGAAAATGCTAGCTTGAGTTCGTTCGTTTTTGGTCACCACTCACTCAGAAGCAGATGACAATCGTTCTTTTCTTTGAGGCTAATGGTAAGCTAATTCCCTTGCAGCATCCCCTGACGGTTCTCAGCCTCGGCAAGGCGACCGACAATTTTAAGAGCATGCAGCTTGTTTCAGTTTGAAGTTATCAATTTTGTTCTTTGCTAGTAGTAGAGTAATAGTGATTTTGCTTTGCTACCGGCCTGTTCAATTGG
Protein-coding sequences here:
- the LOC125506398 gene encoding putative non-specific lipid-transfer protein 14 translates to MAAAGWFLAAGAIVMATLLSGCALTAPAAGMPTPTPPSSSSLDCVTVTSLLTGCAAFVTRGTSAAPLPAPGTPCCEGVDGLYAVAADSPDNWRSVCRCMAGLVRRYWSNASAIALLPGLCGVSPVSTAHAVTYCTSIP